In Pseudobdellovibrionaceae bacterium, the following proteins share a genomic window:
- a CDS encoding ferrous iron transport protein A — protein MDVLTMPGTLGESKESDESSNGSLVNQKIGFEGTIRGLSGDETVVGRLRELGFVSGHRVVVKGRSPFGDPIVVEVNGTTVALRRGEAQCIQL, from the coding sequence ATGGACGTATTGACCATGCCAGGGACACTTGGTGAGAGCAAAGAGAGTGACGAGTCATCAAATGGCTCCTTGGTGAACCAGAAGATTGGCTTTGAGGGCACTATTCGCGGGCTTTCCGGAGATGAGACCGTTGTCGGTCGGCTTCGGGAGCTGGGCTTTGTTAGTGGCCACCGGGTGGTGGTCAAGGGTCGATCCCCATTTGGCGATCCTATAGTTGTTGAGGTCAATGGCACGACCGTGGCCCTTCGCCGAGGAGAAGCTCAGTGCATTCAACTTTAA